Genomic segment of Xanthobacter dioxanivorans:
GCAAGCGCGAGACGCTGCTCGCGAGCTGGACGGTGACCGTCCCTCTGCTGCACACCGCGCTGACGCAGAACAAGCCGGCGCTCTGGACCGACCCGAAGGACGTCTCCGGCACGCTGGACATCCTGTCCAAGTACAGTGGCGTGGAGGTCGATCCCGCCCAGGTAGACAAGTTCTACACCAACGATTTCCTGCCGAAGTAGGACGCATTCACGCCGCGCCGCCATGCTCTTTCGACGGGCATGGCGGCGAGCGGCGTGGCGCGGGCGCATTGACAGGCCGATGATGCGCTTCGTAATATCTAACTAGATAGTTAAGTAAGGGAACGTCATGGTCGCCGGTCATGCCCGCCTCTTTGCCATCATCGGTGATCCGATCCATCACGTGCGCACGCCGGCGGTCTTCAACGCCTATTTTGCCGAGCATTCCATCGGCGCCGTCTGCGTGCCCATCCACATCCGCCCCGAGGCGCTGGAGGCGGGATTTGCCGGCCTGAAGGCCATGGCCAACCTGGACGGCTTCATCGTCACCGCGCCTCACAAGGAGCGGGTGGCGGGGCTGGTGGACCGGCTGGAGGGCGACGGGGCACTCGTCGGGGCCGTCAACACGGTGCGGCGCGAGCCGGACGGCTCGTTCACGGGAACCATGCTGGACGGCCACGGCTTCGTCGCCGGGCTGGCGCGAGCCGGCCATGGTGCGGCAGGCCGCAGCGTCTATATCGCCGGAGCGGGAGGCGCGGCGCGCGCGCTGGCGTTCGCCCTCGCCGGCGCCGGCATCGCCCGCCTCACCATCCACAACCGCACCCGTGCGCGTGCGGAGGCGCTGCTGGCTGCGGTGGAGACCGCCTATCCCCGCATCGAGCTGGCGCTCGGCACCCGTGATCCGCGCGGCCACCACATGGCGGTGAACGCCACGCCCCTCGGCCTCGAGCCCGGGGACGGCTTTTCCTTCGACGTGGACCTGGTGGAGCCGCCGACCCTCGTGGCCGAGGTGCTGATGAAGCCCGAAACCACGGCGCTGCTCCACGCGGCTTCAGCGCGCGGCTGCCCGATCCACCAGGGCCGGCACATGCTGGACGGACAGCGCGACCTGATGATGGCCTATTTCGGCCTCGCCCGCCCCGCGGCCGCCGCCTGAGGCCCGAATGCGCCGCGCCGAGCGGCGGAAAGGAGGAGGCCCATGGCCTATGTGGTCACCGAGAACTGCATTCGCTGCAAATATACGGACTGTGTGGAGGTCTGCCCCGTCGACTGCTTCTACGAGGGGGAAAACATGCTGGTCATCAATCCGGATGAATGCATCGACTGCGGCGTGTGCGAGCCGGAATGCCCGGCCGATGCCATTCGCGCGGAAGGCGAGGATGGCCATGCCCAGTGGCTGGAGCACAACCGCGCCTATTCCGCCGTCTGGCCCAACCTGACCCGGCGCCTGCCGGCCCCGGAGGATGCGGACAGCTGGAACGGCGCGGCAGGCAAGCGGGAGGCGTTCAATCCGGCGCCGGCCGAGCGATGACGCCCGCCGCCACGGCGTCGCTGGCCGCGCGCCTGTCGGCGGCACGGGCCGCCGCCCACGCGTTCGCCGACTGGGACGCGCCGGCATACGCGCTGCCCGAAGATCCGGACGCGGCCTATGCCGTGCAGGCCGAGATCATCCGCCTGTCCGGCGGGCCGGTGCGCGGCTGGAAGGTCACAGCGCTGAAGCGCGAGGATCAGGGCGCCTACGGTGGCGACCGTCCGGTGGCTGGCCCCCTCCTCGCCGCGGCGGTCCATGCCTCGCCGGCGACGCTCCCTTTGTCGGGCTTTCTCACGCCCATGCTGGAATGCGAGTTCGCCTTCGTGCTCGGCCGCGATCTGCCACCGCGTTCCGCGCCCTACGATCTCGACGCCGTGGCGCAGGCGGTGGACGCGGTGGTGGCAGCCTTCGAGATCGCCGACGGGCGGGTTCCAGCAGGCGCGCCGGGGCCGCTGCGTCTCGCCGACAGCATGGGCAACGGGGCTTTCGTGCATGGCGTGCCGATCCGCGACTGGCGCGGGCTCGACCGGGCCGGCCCGGTGGTGCTGCGCCTCGACGGCGCGGTGGTGGAGGAAGGCTCGGGCAGGCGCATCCTCGGCGATCCGCTGAAGGCGGTGCAGGCGCTGGCCAACGCCCAGCCTTTGGCGGGTTCCTTGCGCGCCGGCCAGATGATCACCACCGGAACCGCCACCATGCCGTTGCGCCTCACGCGTCCCGGCCTCGCGCAGGCGGATTTCGGCCCGCTCGGCACCATCGCGGTGGCGATCGGCTGATCTTCACTCCCCGAACGTGGCCGGCCGCTTCTCGACGAAAGCGGCGATGCCCTCGTGGCGCCCGCGATCGGACATGCACAGGACGTGCAGCTCGTTTTCGTGGCGGATGCCGGCTTCGAGCGGCATGGAGAGGGCGGCGCGCGTGGCCGCCTTCACCGCCTGCGTCGCCACCGGGCTGAAGGCGGCGATGCGCTGCGCCAGCGCCGCCACGTGGGCGTCGAGGGCCTCGTCCGCCACGACGTCCTCCACGAGGCCGATGCTGAGCGCCTGTCCGGCCGCGATGGTGTCGCCGGAAAGCAGCAGGCGCATGGCCTGCCCATAGCCCACGAGGCGCGGCAGCATCTGCGAGGCCCCGCCGCCGCCGACCCAGCCGCGCGTGACCTCCGGCGCGCCGAGCCGCGCACTCGCTCCGGCGATGCGGATATCGGCACCGAGCGCGATCTCCAGCCCCCCGCCCAGCACCCAGCCGCGCAACGCGGCGATGACCGGCTTGCGCATGTCGCGCACCACCGCGGCATATTCCACCCGGCTGCGGAAGGCCCACAGATCGGTGATCTCGCCCAGGGCGTTCATGTCGGAACCGGCCGAGAAGGCGCGCGCTCCGCCGCCGGTGATGACCGCCACCCGGATGGCGGCATCGGCGTCGAGGGCGGCGCAGGCCTCCCCGAGGCTGCGGGCCATGGCGGGGGTGATGGCGTTATGCTTGCGCGGCCGGTCGATCACGATGCGGGCCACATGGCCCTCGCGCTCGATGCGGATCGCGCCGTCCATATCGTCGGCCATGCGGGCCTCCTGTCAGCGGGCGGAACGCCGCTCGATTTCCTCGAACACGGCGGAGACGTCGCGGTCGGTGCCGCCGTGCGCCATCATGTCGGTGAAGATGGCCGCCATGGTGTCGAGCAGCGTGAGGGAGAGGCCGAGCTCCTGCGCCAGGGCCTGCGCCGTCCGCAGGTCCTTGAGCTGGTATTGGGCCGGTGAGCCGGGCACGAAGTCACGCGTGGCCATGCGGGCGCCGTGCAGGTTCAGCACCCGGGATTCGCCGAAGCCGCCCATCAGCGCGGTGCGCAGGCAGGACAGGTCGGCGCCGCCCCGGGCGGCGAAGGCGAACGCCTCCGCCACGCCGACCATGGCCGCGCCGACGATGATCTGGTTGGCGAGCTTGGCGAGCTGCCCCGTGCCGACGGGGCCGATGCGGGTGGACCGGCCCAGCGCCGCGAACACGGGAGCGAGGTCCGCCACCGCCGTCGCATCGCCGCCGGCCATGATGGCGAGCGTGCCGTCCCGCGCGCCGACCTCGCCGCCGGACACCGGGGCGTCCACATAGGCGATGGCGTGATGGGCGCAGATCTCCGCCTGGGCGCGGCAGGCCTCGACCGGGATGGAGCTCATCACCACCAGCGTCGCGCCCGGCGCCAGCACAGCCACGGCGGGGGACGGGCCGGAGAACAGCACCTCCTCCACCACGGCGCCGGTGGACAGCATCACCACCGCCACCCGCGCGCCACGCAGCGCGTCCTCAGCCGTCCCGGCCAGGGTCGCGCCGTGCTGCGCCAGCGGCTCGGCCTTGGCCGGGCTGCGGTTCCAGGCGCGGACGGCAAAGCCCGCCTCAGCGAGGCGGCGGGCCATGTGGCCGCCCATGATGCCGGTGCCGAGGAACGCCACGGCGCTGCCCGGCGAGACCTCCGTCATGCGCTTTCCCTTAGGTTCGGATCAGGCGGATGATCAGGCGGTCTTGGCCGCCTTCTTGACCACGGCGAGCTGCTTGAACGCGTCGGACTGCTTGTAGGCGGCATCGAGCGGATAGCAGCCCGAGACGATGCCGTTGCGCGGCGCGGTGGTGCAGTCGGAGAAGGTGCGGCAGATCTTCTTTTTCTGCATCCCCCGGCCGGACAGCATGTCCAGCGGCAGTTCGGGATAGGACAGCACCATCCGCCCGAGGCCGACGAGGTCCGTCCAGCCCAGCCGCACCACCGCCTGCGCCACGTGGGGCAGGAATTCCTGCAGGTAGGTGTAGCCGGAGCCGAGCAGGGCGAAGTCCGGGAACCTCTGCTTGAGATCCCGCACCACCGCCAGGTGCCGCATCACGCCCAGCAGAGGATCCTCCGGCGGGTGGTAGCCGTCGGACGGCGGGTAGCTCGCGGGGCGGGTGAGATGCGGGTTGTAATAGGGGCTGCCGAGGGTGACGTTGACGAGGCGGATGCCGAGGTCGCGCAGGATCTCGAAGAGCGCGAAGGTCTCCGACAGGTCGTAGGCGGTGGGGTCGTCGGCCTTGGTTCCGAAGCCGTAGATGTAGGGCCGTGCGCCGGCGTCGTCGTCGGGTACGCCGGGGCCGAGCGCGCCGGGAAGCGAGCGGGCCGGATCCGGCCGGAAGGCGATCATGTCGATGGCGCTGATGCGCGTGGCCAGCTTGAGGCCGGGGCAGGCGGCGCGGATGCCGGACACGAGCTCGCGCAGGAAGCGGGTGCGGTTCTCCAGCGAGCCGCCGAACGGGCCCGGCCGGGTCTTGGCGGAGAGGAATTCATGGCCGAGATAGCCATGGCAATGCTTCAGGTCGACGAAGTCGTAGCCGCAGGCCTGCGCCCGCTTCGCTGCCACCACATAGTCGTCGATGAGCCGCCAGATGTCGTCGTCGGACAGGACCGGCTGGTCGGCGGTGCCGAACTTCCGATCGAGCACCGGGTGGCGGTAGAGGATGCGCGGTTCGAAGCGGCGGTTATCGTTGGGCTTGCAGAAGCGTCCCGAATGGGTGAGCTGCAGGCCGATGACCAGCCCGTCGTCGGTGCCGGCCGCCTGCCGGTGGGCGGAAACGACGGTCTCGCGCAGGTCGGCGATGGCGGCCTGCGTCGCCTCGCTCATCACCAGCTGGAGCGGATTGGCTCGGCCGTCATGGCGCACCGCCACCGCCTCGCCGCCATAGATGAGCTTGGCGCCGCTGAGCCCGAAGCGCTGCCAGCGCCTTTTGGTGTTCTCCGTCGGAGCACCGTCGCGGGTGCCGTCCCATCCCTCCATGGGATGGATGGCAAAGCGGTTGCCGATGGTCATCCCGTCCACCACCAGCGGCGCGGCGAGGGGGGATTCCACGCCGCCGGCGACGATGTCGTCGCAGGGCATGTCGATGCCAAGCTCGGCGAGATGGGCGCGGAAGCCGGCGACGCCGCCAAACGAGGTGACCTTAGGGAAATCCCCATACTTCATCGGCGGCTCCTCGGCAGCGTCGTCCCAACCGTGATGTAACTAGTTAGTTAAGTCACGTCGAGAATGCTGTCAATGCGCCGGGGCCGCGTCGACGATGCGATGGAAGCGACAACTCCGGCCCTGGCGACGTGCGCGTGGCGTCTGCCGAAGCGGGCGGAGCGGAAACGAGGCCGCCCGCCGGGGACAGGGCGGTCAGGATGCCTTGATGTAGTGGGTCACCACGTCCACCACATGCCGGCGCCGCACCGCGCGTTCCTCGGGTGTGGACAGGTCCCGGCCGAAGGCGGTGGAGAAGGTCGGATTGTTGGAGAAGTAGAAATAGCTCACCGCGGAAATGGTCATGTAGAGGTGCATGGGATCGATGCCCGGACGCACCGTACCTTCTTTCTCGCCACGGGCGAGAAGGGTCTTCAGGCGCTCGATGAGCGAGATCTGCATCTCCCTGAGCCGCGTCGAACGGCGCAGGTATTCGCCGCCCAGCATGTTCTCGCCGTTGAGCAGCGTGATGATATGGGGGTGTGTTGCCGGATAGTCGAACTTGAACTCGACGAGCCGGGTGATGGCCTCCACCGGTGGCAGCGATTCGAGATCCAGCCGGGCCTCGGCCACGCGCATGTCCGTATAGGCGCGTTCGAGGACCGCCACGTAGAGGTCCTCCTTGCTGCCGAAATAGTAATAGATCATCCGCTTGTTGGCGCCCGCCTCCTCGGCCACCAGATCCACGCGCGCCCCGGCGAGGCCCTTGCGGGCGAACTCCACCTCCGCCGCTTCGAGGATCTTGAGCCGGGTCTTGTCGGCATCCCGCGTCGCCACCTCCTTCGCCGGGGTGGCGCGGGGCTTCGTGCGGGACCCCTTGGTGGAACTGGCGGAGGGCACGGTCATCAACTTTCCGGACGGCGCCCCGCCCCAAGCGTTCAGGCGCTGAGTCGGGGCCAAGCGATACGTTCGGGACGTTGCGACAGATGCAGCCGCCGTTCAAGCCCGATCGGGCCGGGCCGGAACAGGGCGGCGTCCATCAGCTTCAGGTCCGCCGCGATGTCGGGTGTAAACGCCATCTGCCCCAGAACGTCGCGTTCGAGGTCGATGCCGGGCGCGATCTCGATCAGCTCCAGCCGTCCCGTCGCGTTGCGGCGGAAGACGGCGCGCTCGGTGACGTAGAGCGCCTCCTGCCCCACCTTCTGCGCGTAGAGCCCGCTATAGGTGAGCTGCTGAAGGGCGGAAACGAACTTCCTGTCCCTGCCTTCACGGCTGATCACGGTGCGCCCGTCCGGCCACGCCATGTCGAGGCCGCCCGAGGTGAAGGTGCCCGAGAACACCACCGTCTTGGCGTTCTGGGAGATGTTGATGAAGCCGCCGGGGCCGATGATGCGGTCGGAGAAGCGCGAGACGTTGACGCTGCCCTCCGCGTTCACCTCGGCGAAGGAGAGGAAGGCCACGTCCAGCCCGCCGCCGTCGTAGAAGTCGAACTGGTAGGGCTGGTCGATCATGGCGTGGTAGTTGCGGCTCGCGCCCACCTCGTTGCCCGAGGCCGGCGCGCCGCCGATGAGGCCTTGCTCGTTGGTGAGGGTGATGGCGTCGAGGCAGCCCTCTTCCGCCGCCACCGTGGCGATGCCGGTGGAGATCCCCGAGCCCAGGTTGCACACCGCCCCCGCATAGAGCTCCAGCGCTGCCCGCCGCGCGATCACCTTGCGCGGGTCGAAGGGCAGGGGGGCGATGGCGGAGAGCGGAATCTTCAGCTCGCCCGCATAGGCCGGGTTGTAGTCGGAGGCGTAGGTCTGGGTCTGGGCGGGGTCCACAACCACGAGGTCCACCAGGATGCCGGGGATCTTCACCTGCTTGGGGTTGAGCGTGCCGCGCCGAGCCAGGCGCTTCACCTGCACGATGACGATGCCGCCGGCCCGGCGCGTCGCCTGGGCCATGGATATCATCTCGCCGAAGATGGCCTCCTGCTCCATGGTCACGTTGCCGTCCTCGTCGGCGGTCGTGCCGCGCAGGAACGCGACGTCCGGCACGAACGGCTTGTAGAAGAGCCATTCGCGGCCGGCGAGCTCCACCACCTCCACCAGGTCCTCGGTGGCCCGCGCGCTCTGGCGCCCGCCGCCGAGGCGCGGGTCCACGAAGGTGTTGAGGCCCACATGGGTGACAAGGCCGGGGCGGCCGGAGGCCATCTCGCGGGTAAGCTGGGAGAGCGCGCCCTGGGGCAGGGTGTAGGCCTCGATGCGGTTCTCCAGCGCCATCTTCTCCACCGGCGGGGAATCCACCAGCGTGCCGCACACCACCCGCTTCAGGAGGCCGTCATGGGCGAGGTGGCCGACGCCCCGGCTCTTGCGGTCGCCGAGGCCCACCGGATGGACGGTGGTGATGTCGCGCGGCGCGCCCTCCTTCAGGAAGCGCTCCGCGACGGCGGCGATGAGCGTGTCCGGCACCGCATGGCCGCCGCCCGAGCCGCCGATGAGGAGGGTGTCGCCGGACTTGACCAGCCGCGCCGCGTCCTCGGCGCTCACCACGCGAACAGCCATCGCTCGTTCCTCCCATTCGTCGGGCCATATGCCCGGGCCGCACGCCCCTTCGCCGGGAGGCGCGGCATCGCCGCTTGTTTAACTCACTAGTTAGTTATAATGTGGAGGCCGTCCACCCGTCAAATCTCCGGCCGGCGCCGCGGTGCGCCCGTGCGCGGTATCGACCCAAAGCACCGGAACGCCCCATGAGCAATTTCGACCGTGAAGAAGTCCTCTGTGTCCACCACTGGACCGACACGCTGTTCAGCTTCCGGACCACCCGCAGCCAGAGTCTCAGGTTCATCAACGGCCAGTTCACAATGATCGGGCTGGAGGTGGACGGCCGCCCGCTGCTGCGCGCCTATTCCATGGTCAGCCCGAACTATGACGAGGGGCTGGAATTCTTCTCCATCAAGGTCCCGGACGGCCCGCTCACCTCGCGGCTCCAGCATCTGAAGGTGGGCGACAGGATCCTTGTCGGGCGCAAGCCCACCGGCACGCTGATCCACGACAACCTCCTGCCCGGCCGCCATCTCTATCTGCTCGGCACGGGGACGGGGCTGGCGCCGTTCATGAGCATCATCCGCGATCCCGACACCTATGAGCGGTTCGAGAAGGTGGTGCTGGTGCACGGCTGCCGCCGGGTGGCGGAACTCGCCTACGAGACCCTCATCACACGCGAGCTGCCGCAGGACGAGTTCCTCGGCCCTGCGGTGCGCGACGGGCTGATCTACTATCCGACCGTGACCCGCGAGCCCTTCCGCCACACCGGCCGCGTCACCGATCTCATCGAAACCGGAAAGCTGTTCGCCGACATCGGCCTGCCGCCGCTGGAGACGGCCCATGACCGGGTGATGCTGTGCGGCAGCCCGGCCATGATCGCGGACATCCGCACCGGGCTGGATGCACGCGGCTTCACCGAAGGCAGCATGTCCGAGCCGGGGCACTACGTCATCGAGAAGGCGTTCGTGGAGAAATAGGCAAGCCGGCCCTCTCTCTGTCGGAGGGAGAGGCGGGGCCGTCTCATGCGGCGATGCCGTGCGCGGCGAACACCGGACGCGCCCGGGCGGTGGCGAGGTCCGGATCGGCCAAAAGGCCGGCCTTGTCGGCCAGCCGGAACAGTTCGGCCAGATGCAGGGTCGAGCGCGCGCTCTCCTGTCCGCCGACCATGGTGAAATGGTCCTGGTGGCCGTTGAGATAGGCCATGAAGACGATGCCGGTCTTGTAGAAGCGGGTGGGCGCCTGGAAGATGTGGCGCGACAGGGGCACCGTCGGCGCGAGGATGCGGTGGAAGGTGTCCTCCTCCCCCGCCGCCAGCGCCGTCAGCGCCGCGGAGGCGGCCGGCGCGATGGCGTCGAAGATGCCGAGCAAAGCGTGGGAATAACCCTGCTCGTCGCCGGCAATCAGCTCCGCATAGTTGAAGTCGTCGCCCGTATACATGCGCACCCCCGGGGCGAGGCGGCGGCGCATGGCGATCTCGAAATCCTTGTCGAGCAGGGAGACCTTCACCCCGTCCACCCGGGCGGCATTGCGGTTGATGACGTCGAGCGCCGTGTCGAGGGCGGCGCCGAGGTCGCGCGTGCCCCAGTAGCCGGCGAGCGCGGGGTCGAACATGTCGCCGAGCCAGTGGATGATCACCGGCTCCCTCACCTGGCGCAGGATGCGGTCGTAGACCCGGCCGTAGTCCTCCGGTCCGCGCGCCATCCGGGCCAGCGCCCGCGAGGCCATGAGGATGATGCGGCCGCCGACCGCCTCCACCGCCTCCACCTGCTCCTCATAGGCGCGGATCACGTCGTCGAGGCTGCGCGCGGCCTCCGCGGCGAGCTGGTCGGTGCCGGCGCCGGAATAGACGCCGGCGCCCCGCGCCTTCGCCGCCACCACCGAGCGGCGGATCAGCTCCAGCGAGGTCGGCCAGTCGAGGCCCATGCCGCGCTGGGCGGTGTCCATGGCCTCGGCGACCGAGAGGCCGAGGTCCCACAGATGCTCGCGGAAGGCGATGGTGCGGTCCCAGTCCACCGCGGTGTCGATCCACGGGTTCTCGGCGCGCAGCGGGTCGGCCACCACATGGGCCGCGCCGAACGCGATGCGGTTGAACGGCCCGGCCTGCGTGCGGGGGAAGGGGGAAGCCGCGCCCGGACGGTAGGTTTCGAGACGGCCGGAGGCGGTGGGAAGCTGGAGCGCGGGCATCAGTCGAACCATTCGTCGTGAGGATCGAAGGCGGGGATCGGGATGTTCAGGATGCGCATGCGCCCGATGGCGCGGTGGCGGCATCCCGGCTTGATGAAGATGGAGGTCAGGGGCGCGACCGGGATGCGTTCGCCGTCGAGCTCCATCTCGCCCTCGCCATCGAGGATCACGTAAATCTCGGTCATCGCCTTGTGGTAGTGCACCCGCGCATCCTCCGTGATGTCGGTGAGGTGCACGGTGGCGAGGGCATTGTCGGAGGTGCCGAAGGCGCGCCGCGCGAAGCCGCAGGGGCAGGCGACGGCCGGGATCTCCTCCAGGCGGGCGATCATGTAGTTGGGCGACGACATCATCGGGCCTCCTGCCCGGTCGCGCGCCCCCGGAGGTTGCGGGGGCGCGCACTGCGCGGCGGGGGCCCGTCATCAGTCGATGCCGCCGTGGGCGTAGAAGTGCTGGCGGATCTTCTGGGTGAGCGCGACGAAGCGCGGGTCCGCCATCACGTCCAGCGTGCGCGGGTGGTCGAGGTCCACCTCGTAGACGCCGGCGATGGTGCCCGGCCGTTCGCTCATCACCAGCACCCGGTCGGCAAGGAAAACCGCCTCGGGAATGGAATGGGTGATGAACAGCACGGTCTTGCCCGTCGCGCGCTGGATGCGCTGGAGCTCCACGTTCATCTTCTCGCGGGTCATGGCGTCGAGGGCGCCGAACGGCTCGTCCATGAGCACGATCTTGGGATCGTGCACCAGCGCCCGGCAGATGGAGGCGCGCTGCTGCATGCCGCCGGACAGCTGCCAGGGATATTTGTGGGCGAAGTCGGCAAGGCCCGCCATGTCCAGCAGGTCGAGGGCGCGCTTGCCGAAATGCGCCTTGTCGAGGCCCTTCACCTCCACCGGCATCATCACGTTGGCCAGCACGCTACGCCAGGGCAGGAGCAGCGGCTGCTGGAACACCACGCCCACGTCAGAATGGGGCTTGACGATGGTGCGCCCCTCCACCCGGATCTCGCCGGTGGAGGGCCGCAGCAGCCCGGCCACCATCTTCAGCAGGGTGGACTTGCCGCAGCCGGAGGGACCGACGATCACCAGGAACTCGCCTTCCGTGATGGTGAAGTCGATGGGCTTCAGGGAGGGCACGTCCCCGTCGCGGGTACGGTAGGTCTTGGACACCCCCTTCATCTCGATGATGGGGCGTGCGCTGCGGAGCACGGGAGCCTCGCTGGCGAGGCGCAGATGCGGGCGGGCCATGTCGCTGCTCCTTCTCACGTCGCCACGACGAAATCGTGCCGCTGGCTGGCATGCCAGGGGATCGCGAAGCGCTCGACCACGTCGACGAGCCAGAACAGGATCATGCCGATGAGGGCCAGCACTACCAGCGCGGCGAACATCATGGGCAGCTCGAAATTGCCGATGGACCGCTGCAGCAGGAAGCCGATGCCCGAGTTGGAGCCGACGAACTCGCCCACCACGGCGCCCACTACCGCGAGCGTCACCGACACCTTCAGCCCGGCGAAGATGGCCGGCGTGGCGAAGGGCAGCGACACCATGCGGAAGGTCTGGAACTTCTTCGCCTCCATGGACCGTGCGAGGTCCATGAGGTCCGGGTCCACAGACTTGAAGCCCTGCACCGCCGAGACCACCACCGGGAAGAAGCCGAGGAGGAAGGCGGCGATCACCTTCGGAAAGATGCCGAAGCCGAACCACACCACGAACAGCGGCGCGATCGCCACCTTCGGGATGGACTGGGAGAAGACCAGCAGCGGATAGACGTAGCTTTCCACCGTCTTGGAAGAGGCGATCAGCATGGCGACGGGGATGCCGAAGGCGGCCGAGAGCAGGAAGCCGGCGAGGGTCGCGGTGGTGGTGGGCACCGCCTCCCGGAGCAGGAGCGGCCACTCCTTGTAGAGCGTCACCGCCACGTCGATCGGCGAGGGCACCTGGTAGGCGGGAATCTGGAAGACCTTGATGGCGAGGTCCCACAGGATCACGAGGACAATCATCAAAAGGGCCGGACGGACCCAGGCCTTCTGAAGGAAGCCCCCGATCGACCGGCGTCGCTTGGCGTGCGCCATGGCGCTCCTCCCTGGAGCTTCCGGTGCGGTATCCGCACCTTTATTAACTTGATAGTTAATAGAAGCCGCGCAACGTCGTCAAGCGAAAGGCGGCGCGGGGAGGCGCCTTCCGCCGCCCCACCTTGGCGCTTGGGCATGGGGGCGGGCGCGGGCCTCCCCTCGGCATTCCGTTTTCCCCGACACCGGGATATGAGGGGTGAAATTCGCGAACCCAGAAGCGCCCATGTCCTCTCCTGATCAGAAAGTCGCCCTCGTCACCGGTGCCGCGCGCGGCATCGGGCTCGCCGTGGCGCAGAAGTTCCTCGCCGAAGGCTGGCGGGTGGCGCTGCTGGATATCGAAGGCGCGCTGCTGGAAGCCGCCGTCGCGAGCCTGGGCGACGCCGAGCGCACCCTGGCCCTGACCTGCGACGTCTCGGACGCGAAGGCGGTGGCCGCGGCGTTCGCGACCCTCGTGGCGCGGTTCGGGCGGCTCGACGCCCTGGTCAACAATGCCGGCGTCGCGGTGTTCAAGCCGCTGCTGGAGACCAGCGACGCGGAATGGAGCCGCGTGCTCGAGGTGAACCTCACCGGCCCGTTCCTCTGCACCAAGGCCGCCGCGCCGCTGCTGCGCGACCAGGGCGGGGGCGCCGTGGTCAACATCACGTCCATCTCGGGGCTCAGGGCCTCGACGCTGCGTGCCGCCTACGGCACCAGCAAGTCCGGGCTCGCCCATCTGACGAAGCAGCTGGCGGTGGAGCTTGCCGGCCTCGGCATCCGCGTCAATGCCGTGGCCCCAGGTCCCGTGGACACCGCCATGGCCAAGGCGGTGCATTCCCCTGCCATCCGTGCCGACTACCACGATTCCATCCCGCTCAACCGGTACGGGCTGGAGCATGAGCTGGCGGAAGCGGTGTTCTTCCTGTGCAGTGACCGCGC
This window contains:
- a CDS encoding ferredoxin--NADP reductase; this translates as MSNFDREEVLCVHHWTDTLFSFRTTRSQSLRFINGQFTMIGLEVDGRPLLRAYSMVSPNYDEGLEFFSIKVPDGPLTSRLQHLKVGDRILVGRKPTGTLIHDNLLPGRHLYLLGTGTGLAPFMSIIRDPDTYERFEKVVLVHGCRRVAELAYETLITRELPQDEFLGPAVRDGLIYYPTVTREPFRHTGRVTDLIETGKLFADIGLPPLETAHDRVMLCGSPAMIADIRTGLDARGFTEGSMSEPGHYVIEKAFVEK
- a CDS encoding cupin domain-containing protein — encoded protein: MMSSPNYMIARLEEIPAVACPCGFARRAFGTSDNALATVHLTDITEDARVHYHKAMTEIYVILDGEGEMELDGERIPVAPLTSIFIKPGCRHRAIGRMRILNIPIPAFDPHDEWFD
- a CDS encoding dihydrodipicolinate synthase family protein, which gives rise to MPALQLPTASGRLETYRPGAASPFPRTQAGPFNRIAFGAAHVVADPLRAENPWIDTAVDWDRTIAFREHLWDLGLSVAEAMDTAQRGMGLDWPTSLELIRRSVVAAKARGAGVYSGAGTDQLAAEAARSLDDVIRAYEEQVEAVEAVGGRIILMASRALARMARGPEDYGRVYDRILRQVREPVIIHWLGDMFDPALAGYWGTRDLGAALDTALDVINRNAARVDGVKVSLLDKDFEIAMRRRLAPGVRMYTGDDFNYAELIAGDEQGYSHALLGIFDAIAPAASAALTALAAGEEDTFHRILAPTVPLSRHIFQAPTRFYKTGIVFMAYLNGHQDHFTMVGGQESARSTLHLAELFRLADKAGLLADPDLATARARPVFAAHGIAA
- a CDS encoding ABC transporter ATP-binding protein, with the translated sequence MARPHLRLASEAPVLRSARPIIEMKGVSKTYRTRDGDVPSLKPIDFTITEGEFLVIVGPSGCGKSTLLKMVAGLLRPSTGEIRVEGRTIVKPHSDVGVVFQQPLLLPWRSVLANVMMPVEVKGLDKAHFGKRALDLLDMAGLADFAHKYPWQLSGGMQQRASICRALVHDPKIVLMDEPFGALDAMTREKMNVELQRIQRATGKTVLFITHSIPEAVFLADRVLVMSERPGTIAGVYEVDLDHPRTLDVMADPRFVALTQKIRQHFYAHGGID
- a CDS encoding SDR family NAD(P)-dependent oxidoreductase, which produces MSSPDQKVALVTGAARGIGLAVAQKFLAEGWRVALLDIEGALLEAAVASLGDAERTLALTCDVSDAKAVAAAFATLVARFGRLDALVNNAGVAVFKPLLETSDAEWSRVLEVNLTGPFLCTKAAAPLLRDQGGGAVVNITSISGLRASTLRAAYGTSKSGLAHLTKQLAVELAGLGIRVNAVAPGPVDTAMAKAVHSPAIRADYHDSIPLNRYGLEHELAEAVFFLCSDRASYITGQELAVDGGFDAAGIGLPTLRGARSNG
- a CDS encoding ABC transporter permease, giving the protein MAHAKRRRSIGGFLQKAWVRPALLMIVLVILWDLAIKVFQIPAYQVPSPIDVAVTLYKEWPLLLREAVPTTTATLAGFLLSAAFGIPVAMLIASSKTVESYVYPLLVFSQSIPKVAIAPLFVVWFGFGIFPKVIAAFLLGFFPVVVSAVQGFKSVDPDLMDLARSMEAKKFQTFRMVSLPFATPAIFAGLKVSVTLAVVGAVVGEFVGSNSGIGFLLQRSIGNFELPMMFAALVVLALIGMILFWLVDVVERFAIPWHASQRHDFVVAT